Proteins co-encoded in one Metabacillus sp. KUDC1714 genomic window:
- a CDS encoding LrgB family protein, with protein MSILLFTVITFIIYKLTKFSYKKWTFPLFHPLLICPIFIIILIYLFHIPANHYAQGSKWITHMLGPATVAFAIPIYKHFHLVKKYIGNIVLSVTVGTLVAIFSTFALSMLLNLNSEFIISIIPRSITTPIAIEVSKEIGGLPTLTTIFVILTGIIGGIIGPFEIKWLSIKSPIAKGLALGMSAHGVGTSKAMEYGEQEATFSTLAMIFAAWITMAWGSLLIPFLINLAHIN; from the coding sequence ATGAGTATTCTTTTATTTACGGTTATCACATTTATCATTTACAAGCTTACAAAATTCAGTTATAAAAAATGGACTTTTCCACTTTTCCACCCATTATTAATTTGTCCTATTTTCATAATCATTTTAATCTACTTATTTCATATACCTGCTAATCATTATGCACAAGGATCTAAGTGGATAACACATATGTTAGGACCTGCAACAGTAGCTTTCGCCATCCCGATTTATAAACATTTCCACTTAGTGAAAAAATATATCGGAAATATTGTTTTAAGTGTAACTGTAGGGACATTAGTTGCGATCTTCTCAACCTTCGCTTTGTCAATGTTGCTTAACTTAAATTCTGAATTTATTATTAGTATCATACCCAGATCTATTACTACCCCGATTGCGATTGAAGTGTCAAAAGAAATCGGTGGTCTACCAACGTTAACAACAATTTTTGTTATCCTAACTGGAATTATAGGTGGGATAATTGGCCCGTTTGAAATTAAATGGTTATCGATAAAATCACCAATTGCAAAAGGCTTAGCTTTAGGTATGAGTGCACATGGAGTTGGTACATCAAAAGCAATGGAATACGGTGAGCAAGAAGCGACATTTTCCACGCTTGCGATGATCTTTGCTGCATGGATTACGATGGCTTGGGGCAGCTTGCTGATTCCGTTTTTAATCAATCTTGCCCATATTAATTGA
- a CDS encoding PAS domain-containing sensor histidine kinase, giving the protein MKYSGRIWSLSILFISGMVFKIISYVKFGFIPLSEWLINAIFIVPVWWVGLQVDKSRYYAKELKEKEQELNQLFNSVDAVIFSYDLRSNQLIVSSKVKELYGFSSDEFEHNFQLWKEVVYHEDLEQVLEFEQALLAGNGGMSEYRILLPNGEVKWIQKRITPIFDSKRKLIKLNGIDIDINERKKIGELLHHTQEQNRKLLVKRLEETEQRYKSLFEHNSEAIFTFCLGRHLIDANKAAENLLGYSLEELKHMDWESIIVPEDFDKYMGHFNSVNRIETREMNLSLINKDGSIRIVQMKMIPIITDNEFNGIFEIVKDVTESKLAEEMIRRSDKLSAVGQLAAGVAHEIRNPLTTLRGFIQFLKQDIDKNYIEIMLTELDRINMIVSEFLILSKPQGINYQLIDIKLIVQTIVSLLDTQAKISNVQILSDIDVDHSLITGEPNQLKQVIINLLKNSIEAMPNGGEITVNLKQTDPNALSIVIQDQGIGIPADLIPKLGEPFFTTKEEGTGLGLMVCYKIIENHRGAINISSEPNKGTSVEVSLPINFR; this is encoded by the coding sequence GTGAAGTATTCAGGAAGAATTTGGTCTCTAAGTATTTTGTTTATTTCCGGAATGGTTTTTAAAATCATTTCATATGTAAAATTTGGTTTTATTCCTTTATCTGAATGGTTGATAAATGCTATTTTTATCGTCCCTGTATGGTGGGTAGGATTACAGGTTGACAAATCGCGCTATTACGCTAAGGAACTAAAGGAAAAAGAGCAAGAATTGAACCAGCTTTTTAATAGTGTGGATGCAGTTATTTTCTCATATGACCTTCGTTCAAATCAGTTGATAGTTTCTTCAAAAGTGAAGGAATTATATGGTTTTTCATCAGATGAATTTGAACATAATTTCCAATTATGGAAAGAGGTTGTTTATCATGAGGATCTTGAACAAGTCCTTGAGTTTGAACAAGCGTTATTAGCAGGAAATGGTGGGATGAGCGAATATCGAATTTTACTTCCAAATGGTGAAGTGAAATGGATTCAAAAACGTATTACACCTATTTTTGATTCAAAAAGGAAGCTCATAAAACTAAATGGAATCGATATCGATATTAATGAACGAAAAAAAATAGGGGAATTACTTCATCATACCCAAGAACAAAATCGTAAACTACTTGTAAAGCGTTTAGAAGAAACCGAACAACGATATAAATCTTTATTTGAACATAATTCTGAAGCAATTTTTACATTTTGTCTAGGACGACATTTAATCGATGCAAATAAAGCCGCTGAAAATTTACTAGGTTATAGTTTGGAAGAACTCAAACATATGGATTGGGAGTCAATCATTGTACCAGAAGACTTCGATAAGTATATGGGGCATTTTAATAGTGTAAATCGAATTGAAACGAGGGAAATGAACTTATCACTGATCAACAAAGATGGGAGTATACGAATCGTTCAGATGAAAATGATTCCTATCATTACAGATAATGAATTTAACGGGATATTTGAAATTGTTAAAGATGTTACTGAATCAAAGTTAGCTGAGGAAATGATCAGAAGATCTGATAAGCTATCAGCAGTTGGTCAGCTTGCTGCAGGAGTTGCCCATGAAATCAGAAATCCTTTAACGACGCTTAGAGGTTTTATCCAATTTTTAAAACAAGATATTGATAAAAACTATATTGAGATCATGTTAACCGAATTAGATCGTATAAACATGATTGTTAGTGAATTTCTTATTCTTTCTAAGCCTCAAGGTATAAACTATCAATTAATCGATATAAAGCTCATCGTACAAACGATTGTTTCGTTGCTGGACACCCAAGCAAAAATCAGCAATGTCCAGATTTTATCAGATATAGATGTAGATCATTCGCTCATAACTGGTGAACCGAATCAATTAAAGCAAGTGATTATTAATCTCTTAAAAAATTCAATTGAAGCAATGCCAAATGGAGGAGAAATAACGGTGAACCTTAAGCAAACAGATCCTAATGCTTTGAGTATCGTTATTCAAGATCAAGGTATCGGTATACCTGCAGATCTAATTCCTAAACTAGGGGAACCCTTTTTCACAACAAAAGAGGAAGGTACAGGACTTGGATTAATGGTATGCTATAAAATCATTGAAAATCATAGGGGCGCGATTAATATTTCAAGTGAACCAAATAAAGGGACATCTGTTGAAGTATCTTTACCTATTAATTTTAGATAA
- a CDS encoding FMN-dependent NADH-azoreductase codes for MTKILYITAHPHDDTQSYSMAVGKAFIDAYKEANPNDEIVNVDLYKENIPQIDVDVFSGWGKLQSGKGFEELSPDEKAKVSRLSELCEQFISADKYVFVTPLWNFSFPPVMKAYIDSVSVAGKTFKYTDQGPVGLLTDKKALHIQARGGIYSEGPAAQMEMGHRYLNIIMQFYGVPSFEGLFVEGHAAMPDKAEEIKANAIARAKDIAHTF; via the coding sequence ATGACAAAAATATTGTACATAACAGCTCATCCCCATGATGATACTCAGTCTTACAGTATGGCTGTAGGAAAAGCTTTTATCGATGCTTACAAAGAAGCAAACCCAAACGATGAGATTGTGAATGTTGATCTCTATAAAGAAAATATCCCTCAAATTGATGTCGATGTTTTTAGTGGTTGGGGTAAACTTCAATCTGGAAAGGGATTTGAAGAGCTTTCACCAGATGAGAAAGCAAAAGTTAGTAGACTCTCAGAACTATGTGAACAATTTATTTCAGCTGATAAATATGTTTTTGTAACACCATTGTGGAATTTTTCTTTTCCACCAGTAATGAAAGCGTATATAGATTCAGTATCGGTGGCTGGCAAAACATTTAAATATACAGACCAAGGACCAGTTGGTCTTTTAACTGATAAAAAGGCTTTACATATACAGGCTCGTGGAGGAATTTATTCAGAAGGACCTGCAGCTCAAATGGAAATGGGTCACCGCTATTTAAATATTATCATGCAATTCTACGGAGTACCTTCATTTGAAGGCTTATTTGTTGAAGGTCATGCTGCAATGCCTGACAAAGCAGAAGAAATTAAAGCAAACGCAATTGCACGAGCTAAAGATATTGCTCATACTTTTTAA
- a CDS encoding glycoside hydrolase family 43 protein encodes MEKHTKPNHPLVEHIYTADPSAHVFEGKLYIYPSHDLDHDGPSNDNGDQYAMEDYHVLSMDNIESACVDHGEVLHLKDIPWAKKQLWAPDAAYKNNTYYLFFPAKDQNDIFRIGVATSSSPAGPFTPQENYIPGSFSIDPAVLVDDNNKAYVYFGGLWGGQLEKWQTGTFDPNAVGPAESEPALGPIIAELSDDMLSFKGKPQEIKIVDEDGKPILAGDEDRRFFEGPWVHKYNGYYYLSYSTGTTHCIVYAISENPQGPYVYKGKILTPVEGWTTHHSIVKFEDKWYLFYHDCSLSGGVNHKRSVKYTELTYNEDGTIQTIDPYQTIKG; translated from the coding sequence ATGGAAAAACACACAAAACCTAATCATCCTTTAGTTGAACACATTTATACTGCTGATCCTTCTGCACATGTATTTGAAGGTAAACTCTACATTTATCCTTCACATGATCTTGACCATGATGGTCCATCTAATGATAATGGTGACCAATATGCTATGGAAGATTATCATGTCCTATCCATGGATAATATTGAATCAGCATGTGTTGATCACGGAGAAGTACTTCACCTTAAAGATATTCCTTGGGCAAAAAAACAATTGTGGGCACCAGACGCAGCTTATAAAAACAACACGTATTATTTATTTTTCCCAGCAAAGGATCAAAATGATATTTTCAGAATAGGTGTAGCGACAAGTTCAAGCCCAGCTGGACCTTTCACACCTCAAGAAAATTACATACCTGGTAGTTTTAGTATTGATCCCGCTGTTTTAGTAGATGATAACAATAAGGCATATGTTTATTTTGGTGGTCTCTGGGGCGGACAATTAGAAAAATGGCAAACAGGTACCTTTGATCCAAATGCAGTTGGTCCTGCTGAATCAGAACCTGCTTTAGGACCGATAATAGCTGAATTAAGTGATGACATGCTAAGTTTTAAAGGAAAACCCCAAGAGATCAAAATTGTTGACGAAGATGGTAAGCCAATCCTTGCTGGTGATGAAGACAGAAGATTTTTCGAAGGTCCATGGGTTCATAAATATAATGGCTATTATTATTTATCCTATTCAACAGGAACTACACATTGTATTGTTTATGCCATAAGCGAAAATCCACAAGGTCCTTATGTGTACAAAGGAAAAATCCTAACTCCTGTAGAAGGTTGGACTACTCATCACTCCATTGTTAAATTTGAGGATAAATGGTATTTATTTTATCATGATTGCTCTTTATCAGGTGGCGTTAACCACAAGCGTAGTGTGAAATATACCGAATTAACATATAACGAAGATGGTACAATTCAGACGATCGATCCTTATCAAACAATAAAAGGATAA
- a CDS encoding LysR substrate-binding domain-containing protein, whose translation MEIRQIRYFMEVAMREHVTEAADALHVAQSSVSRQIFNLESELGVDLFIREGRRVKLTPIGKVFLERMKHAMNVIDDATREVEEYLDPEKGTIRIAFPISLAAHTLPTVIYAFRMHYPEAKFKLKQALYQDLIDGVVKGDFNLALIGPLPMDEKKIKRKILFTENIVALLPIHHPLANRSTIKLRELKDDPFCLLQNGTVFREIVINACAELGFSPHVAFEGDDIDALKGLVSAGLGVALMPEVTLVDNIPRSTVKIPLIEPNVTRSVGVITPKQRVLLPTEELFYNFVQEFFARLDHFKN comes from the coding sequence GTGGAAATTAGACAAATAAGATATTTTATGGAAGTTGCAATGCGAGAACATGTAACAGAAGCAGCAGACGCTCTGCATGTGGCACAATCCTCTGTGAGTAGACAGATATTTAATTTAGAAAGCGAATTAGGCGTTGACCTGTTTATTAGAGAAGGAAGAAGAGTAAAATTAACTCCAATTGGAAAAGTATTCTTAGAGCGGATGAAACATGCAATGAATGTTATTGATGATGCGACACGTGAAGTAGAAGAGTATTTAGATCCAGAAAAAGGGACGATTCGAATAGCTTTTCCGATTAGTTTGGCAGCACATACGTTACCAACTGTGATTTATGCTTTTCGTATGCACTATCCAGAAGCGAAATTTAAACTGAAGCAAGCTCTGTACCAAGACTTAATAGATGGAGTGGTGAAAGGGGATTTTAACCTTGCATTAATTGGTCCATTGCCAATGGATGAGAAGAAGATTAAACGGAAAATATTATTCACGGAAAATATTGTTGCTCTTTTGCCAATTCATCATCCACTTGCAAACAGGTCGACTATAAAGTTGCGCGAACTTAAGGATGACCCTTTTTGTTTACTCCAAAACGGCACTGTTTTTCGTGAAATCGTTATTAATGCATGTGCCGAACTAGGCTTCTCACCACATGTTGCTTTTGAAGGGGACGATATTGATGCGTTAAAAGGATTAGTCTCTGCGGGACTTGGGGTAGCACTAATGCCAGAAGTCACTTTAGTTGATAACATTCCACGCTCAACCGTAAAAATTCCATTGATCGAACCAAATGTAACGAGAAGTGTGGGAGTCATCACTCCTAAACAACGTGTATTACTTCCTACAGAAGAATTATTTTACAATTTTGTACAAGAATTTTTTGCTAGATTAGATCATTTTAAAAATTAA
- a CDS encoding LLM class flavin-dependent oxidoreductase: MEIGVSTFVETTPDVQTGEVISHAQRIREVVEEIVLADRVGLDVFGVGEHHREDFAASSPAVILSAAASQTKRIRLTSAVTVLSSADPVRVFQDFATLDAISNGRAEIMAGRGSFIESFPLFGYELKDYDELFEENLELLLKIRESEKVTWRGGHRPAINNLGVYPRPVQNPLPIWIGSGGNQESVIRAGLLGLPLVLAIIGGSPIQFEPLVQLYKKAATHAGHDLSNLTVASHSHGFIAEDTQVAADKFFPSTQQVMNKLGRERGWGPYHRSSFDAARSFEGALYVGDPETVAEKIIHLRKNVGITRFMLHVPVGTMPHNDVMQAIELLGKEVAPMVRKEIAKWEMESE, from the coding sequence GTGGAGATAGGTGTGAGTACTTTTGTAGAGACAACACCAGATGTACAAACTGGTGAAGTGATAAGTCATGCACAACGAATACGTGAAGTTGTCGAGGAAATTGTTTTAGCAGATCGAGTAGGACTAGATGTTTTTGGTGTAGGGGAACACCATCGCGAGGATTTTGCAGCATCTTCTCCTGCGGTCATCCTTTCTGCGGCCGCGTCACAGACGAAACGAATCCGTCTGACAAGCGCCGTTACGGTGCTTTCTTCTGCCGATCCAGTGCGTGTGTTTCAAGATTTTGCTACACTTGATGCGATATCGAATGGTCGTGCAGAGATAATGGCGGGCCGAGGTTCCTTTATTGAATCGTTTCCTCTTTTCGGGTATGAGTTGAAGGATTATGATGAGTTGTTTGAAGAGAATCTTGAGTTATTATTAAAAATAAGAGAATCTGAGAAGGTAACCTGGAGAGGTGGGCACCGACCGGCTATTAATAATCTTGGTGTGTACCCACGTCCAGTACAAAATCCTCTACCTATTTGGATTGGCAGTGGTGGTAATCAAGAATCCGTCATCCGCGCAGGCCTCCTAGGTCTTCCTCTGGTGTTAGCAATTATTGGCGGTAGTCCTATACAATTCGAGCCGCTCGTGCAGCTTTATAAAAAGGCTGCAACCCACGCTGGCCATGATCTATCCAATTTAACAGTGGCATCACATTCACACGGTTTCATTGCGGAGGATACCCAAGTAGCGGCCGATAAATTTTTCCCTTCAACCCAGCAAGTTATGAACAAGCTAGGACGTGAGCGAGGGTGGGGGCCATATCATCGATCAAGCTTTGATGCCGCGCGTAGCTTTGAAGGCGCCTTGTACGTAGGAGATCCGGAGACTGTAGCCGAAAAAATTATTCACCTTCGAAAGAACGTTGGCATTACACGCTTTATGCTGCACGTACCAGTTGGCACAATGCCACATAATGATGTAATGCAAGCAATTGAACTATTAGGTAAAGAGGTAGCACCAATGGTTCGAAAGGAAATTGCTAAATGGGAAATGGAGAGTGAATAA
- a CDS encoding YbxH family protein → MGAVERNGYRFEPEYSVINQKGAIHVYNKGEFLEEIKFTFSGEFPQLEQIEQLIDTYCDQREI, encoded by the coding sequence ATGGGTGCAGTGGAACGGAATGGCTATAGGTTTGAGCCCGAGTATAGTGTCATTAACCAAAAAGGAGCTATTCATGTATATAACAAAGGAGAATTTCTAGAAGAAATAAAATTCACCTTTTCGGGAGAATTTCCTCAGCTTGAGCAAATTGAACAGCTAATTGATACCTACTGTGATCAACGGGAGATATAA
- a CDS encoding Na+/H+ antiporter NhaC family protein gives MEHTWLSLLPFLIVISMSIWLKNILPGLVVGLLVGSMIVKSDFLAGSQQSVLYIVTTLSEETNIKIIGFLYLFGGLVGMMNISGGIKGISEWVGTRIKTERGLLKLIWLTLPFTFMMPMFRIMMIGPVVKSLIKKMNLSKQKVGLIMDISTESVIVLLPVATAFVGFMVSLVGAGIQELQLEMSPYRVFLLSILFNFFAIVMLVIGILQTFWNPTKKTNDSTKSNVKVDEDEHEFHRVGIKRELSLVKAQPWNLIIPVFLLLGLSLFLLWQDGMAKGAKTLFEALSMADATFVMLLAVFITLIITFIFYIVRRQQLHEILYHFYDGGNQMMEAISLLVLIWALTLSAEDLGFSDFISSTLGSFLPAFMTPATIFLIGSIVGYFIGSSWGTWGLFMPLGLTLAVSTGASVPLTVGAVFASGAFGALTSPLGDTTITTASILDLSIVDYARYKLKISAIGGVIAIVLYLVSGLFVV, from the coding sequence TTGGAACATACTTGGCTTTCTCTGTTACCATTTCTTATAGTCATATCAATGTCTATATGGCTAAAAAATATTTTACCAGGTCTTGTAGTTGGACTTCTTGTTGGTTCGATGATTGTTAAATCTGATTTTTTGGCGGGGTCGCAACAATCTGTTTTATATATCGTTACTACATTGTCTGAAGAAACAAATATTAAAATTATCGGGTTTCTATATTTATTTGGCGGACTTGTAGGAATGATGAATATATCAGGTGGCATTAAGGGGATTTCGGAATGGGTTGGCACTAGAATAAAGACGGAGCGCGGATTGTTGAAACTAATTTGGCTTACACTCCCTTTTACGTTTATGATGCCAATGTTTCGAATCATGATGATTGGTCCTGTCGTCAAATCTTTGATCAAAAAAATGAACCTATCAAAGCAAAAGGTAGGTCTGATAATGGATATTTCAACCGAGTCCGTTATCGTCCTCTTGCCAGTTGCTACGGCATTTGTCGGATTTATGGTATCTTTAGTCGGAGCTGGCATTCAAGAGCTTCAACTAGAAATGTCGCCATACCGAGTCTTCTTACTTAGCATTTTGTTTAACTTTTTTGCAATTGTAATGTTGGTTATTGGAATCCTTCAAACATTCTGGAATCCTACTAAAAAAACAAATGATTCCACCAAAAGCAACGTTAAAGTAGATGAAGATGAGCACGAATTTCACCGAGTTGGAATTAAGAGAGAATTATCGCTGGTTAAAGCACAACCGTGGAATTTGATTATCCCTGTCTTTTTACTCCTAGGATTATCATTATTTCTTTTATGGCAGGATGGAATGGCTAAAGGAGCGAAAACCCTTTTTGAAGCTCTTTCAATGGCAGACGCAACATTTGTCATGTTGTTAGCCGTTTTTATCACACTAATCATTACGTTTATTTTTTACATTGTACGCAGACAGCAATTACACGAAATTTTATATCATTTTTATGATGGTGGTAATCAAATGATGGAGGCCATTAGTCTGCTCGTTTTGATTTGGGCACTAACACTTTCTGCTGAGGATCTAGGGTTTTCAGATTTCATTAGTTCAACCTTAGGATCATTTTTACCAGCTTTTATGACACCTGCAACGATTTTTCTGATTGGTTCAATTGTCGGTTACTTTATTGGATCATCATGGGGAACATGGGGATTATTTATGCCATTAGGATTGACATTAGCTGTTTCAACTGGTGCTTCAGTCCCGTTAACTGTTGGTGCAGTTTTTGCAAGTGGCGCATTTGGTGCATTAACTTCACCATTGGGTGATACGACCATTACAACTGCATCGATTCTTGATTTGTCTATTGTTGATTATGCCCGCTATAAACTGAAAATTTCCGCCATAGGTGGGGTTATTGCAATCGTTCTTTATCTCGTTAGTGGTTTATTTGTTGTTTGA
- a CDS encoding CidA/LrgA family protein: MKMITIILQILFIHLFLFIGATVKSFISIPLPASMIGLVFLLGALFFKIVKLEWIEKGGNWLLAELLLFFIPSAVGIVNYDEILSWQGIETVVLIGLSTFIVMAATAYTSDFIHKRKSRVSG; encoded by the coding sequence ATGAAAATGATCACAATTATTTTACAAATTTTATTTATCCATTTGTTTCTTTTTATTGGTGCGACTGTGAAGTCATTCATTTCAATCCCTCTCCCTGCCTCAATGATTGGATTGGTTTTCCTTTTAGGAGCATTGTTTTTTAAAATTGTGAAACTCGAATGGATTGAAAAAGGCGGCAACTGGTTATTAGCAGAATTGCTCCTTTTTTTCATTCCATCTGCAGTAGGAATTGTTAATTATGATGAGATATTAAGTTGGCAAGGAATTGAAACAGTGGTATTAATTGGCTTAAGTACCTTTATTGTTATGGCTGCGACTGCATATACATCTGATTTTATTCATAAGAGAAAAAGTCGTGTATCAGGATGA
- the pdxK gene encoding pyridoxine/pyridoxal/pyridoxamine kinase has product MTMKKALTIAGSDTSGGAGIQADLKTFQELGVYGMTSLTVIATMDPKNHWHHSVFPITIDALEAQLDTALSVGIDAVKTGMLGTVETIETAAKRIKEAGLNNVVIDPVMVCKGEDEVLNPETADALREVMVPLATVVTPNLFEASQLAKTGPIRTIDDMKNAAVKINELGAKYVLIKGGSKLQHEKAVDLLFDGKEFKLYENERIDTTYIHGAGCTYSAAITAELAKGKSVLEAIDVAKAFITDAIRHGWKLNEYVGPTMHGAYRLYGAGRLESEQFAK; this is encoded by the coding sequence ATGACAATGAAAAAAGCATTAACAATTGCTGGATCTGATACGAGTGGTGGTGCAGGAATACAAGCAGATTTAAAAACATTTCAAGAGCTTGGCGTATACGGGATGACTTCATTAACTGTCATTGCGACTATGGATCCGAAAAATCACTGGCATCATAGTGTATTTCCAATTACAATAGATGCACTAGAGGCTCAACTAGATACAGCCCTTTCAGTGGGAATTGATGCAGTGAAAACAGGTATGCTTGGTACAGTTGAAACGATTGAAACAGCAGCAAAGAGAATCAAAGAAGCTGGGCTAAATAACGTAGTCATCGATCCTGTTATGGTCTGTAAAGGAGAAGACGAGGTTCTAAATCCAGAAACAGCTGATGCATTACGAGAAGTAATGGTGCCACTCGCAACAGTTGTAACACCTAATCTGTTCGAAGCGAGTCAGCTAGCAAAAACAGGTCCAATCAGAACGATTGATGATATGAAAAATGCTGCAGTTAAAATAAATGAACTTGGTGCCAAATATGTGTTGATCAAAGGCGGCAGCAAATTACAGCACGAAAAAGCAGTTGATTTGTTATTTGATGGCAAGGAATTTAAGCTATATGAAAATGAACGAATCGACACGACTTATATTCATGGGGCAGGCTGTACATATTCTGCAGCGATTACAGCAGAGCTAGCAAAAGGAAAATCGGTATTAGAAGCAATTGATGTAGCAAAAGCGTTTATTACAGACGCGATTCGTCATGGCTGGAAGCTAAATGAATATGTTGGCCCTACAATGCATGGTGCCTACCGTTTGTATGGCGCAGGTCGTTTGGAATCAGAGCAGTTTGCAAAGTAA
- a CDS encoding LysR family transcriptional regulator — protein MHSLELRQLTYFLEVAKHKSITKASEALHISQPALSKMIKSLEEELDMTLIIRTNKTSELTDGGFIVMEYAQKVLSQIDEMSITLNDLTSLKRGSISIGLPPIIGSLYFPSVMAEFHKKYPNISINITEYGAAKVVKGVEESEFELGVAVLPVDENEFNIYPIVEDEMKLLIHFNHSLANRDVIYLHELKNEEFIFYHEDFALHDIMWKKFIAEGFEPKILFKSSQWDFMSEMVGANLGVTILPESICNRVENKQVKIMNLEPVTPWNLAVITKKNKYISYAARTFIEFFL, from the coding sequence GTGCATTCCTTGGAGCTACGGCAATTAACCTATTTTCTTGAGGTTGCTAAACATAAAAGCATCACTAAAGCGTCTGAAGCATTACATATCTCACAACCAGCATTAAGTAAAATGATCAAAAGTCTTGAAGAAGAATTAGATATGACACTCATTATCCGTACTAATAAAACGAGTGAGTTAACAGATGGTGGTTTCATTGTGATGGAATATGCTCAAAAAGTGTTATCACAAATCGATGAAATGTCGATTACGTTAAATGATTTGACTAGTTTAAAAAGAGGTTCGATTAGCATTGGATTACCTCCAATTATTGGGAGTCTTTACTTTCCAAGTGTCATGGCGGAATTTCATAAAAAATATCCAAATATCTCAATTAATATTACAGAATATGGAGCGGCTAAGGTTGTTAAAGGTGTAGAGGAGAGTGAATTCGAGCTTGGGGTGGCTGTACTTCCAGTTGATGAAAATGAATTTAACATCTATCCGATTGTCGAGGATGAAATGAAATTATTAATCCACTTTAACCATAGTCTAGCAAACCGTGATGTCATCTACTTACATGAATTAAAGAATGAAGAATTTATTTTCTATCATGAGGACTTTGCACTACATGATATTATGTGGAAAAAATTCATTGCTGAAGGATTTGAGCCTAAAATATTATTTAAAAGTTCGCAATGGGATTTTATGTCTGAAATGGTTGGTGCAAATCTAGGGGTAACGATCTTACCTGAATCCATTTGTAATCGAGTTGAGAACAAGCAAGTTAAAATTATGAATTTGGAACCTGTTACACCATGGAATTTAGCTGTTATTACAAAGAAAAATAAGTATATTTCTTATGCAGCAAGAACATTTATTGAATTTTTCCTTTGA